One genomic region from Candidatus Cybelea sp. encodes:
- a CDS encoding glycosyltransferase 87 family protein, which yields MVESKPTTFRAPVIALLALTGLVALLYLLTHPPSAMIGKPDFNAFYCAGKVLISGSDPYRYGPMHQCETTNLHPVTPNAIVPAPLPPYGLAELAPLSMIPYAQASVLWYLLLVGSAVVIIWAVVELAGLPLLLVAACVVLSILFQPLNLSALPPIPIALLTAAALAVERGRHTIAAVLLGLACIQPHVAIPPMLASFVAVPRMRLPIAGVGAILAAITLVVGGVPLNIEYLHAVLPAHALSEIGAYGQYSLSAILHAFGASDRVALLVGSLQYLAFVVAGVLLAYSLKKKVPGSVVLAPLACAVAGGTFIHLPEVSGALPFALVLLASQQSVFAWLGVMLLAIPWQTVLEDRLAGIAGVVAFAVLYYGRRVRPLLAGVISIALAAALWRAQDFVPDHGPIRAISSVPDAALAEAGWAQLAAQFPPTAFYWPSHFLTYLGLAFVYLTAFAISRTHERSTGPVAV from the coding sequence ATGGTAGAGTCAAAACCCACGACCTTCAGGGCGCCCGTAATCGCTTTGCTTGCCCTAACCGGCCTGGTCGCGCTTCTGTATTTACTCACGCATCCGCCGAGCGCAATGATTGGGAAACCCGACTTCAACGCATTTTATTGTGCGGGAAAGGTGCTTATAAGCGGTAGCGATCCCTATCGTTACGGCCCGATGCACCAATGCGAGACAACAAATCTGCATCCAGTGACGCCGAATGCGATAGTGCCGGCGCCGTTGCCACCGTACGGCCTCGCCGAGCTCGCGCCGCTCTCAATGATCCCGTACGCGCAGGCGAGCGTTTTATGGTACTTACTGCTAGTCGGGAGCGCGGTAGTGATCATCTGGGCAGTCGTCGAGCTCGCGGGCTTGCCCTTGCTGCTCGTTGCGGCGTGCGTCGTCTTGAGCATCTTATTTCAACCGTTGAACCTCAGTGCGCTGCCGCCCATTCCAATTGCCCTTCTAACGGCCGCTGCCCTCGCTGTCGAGCGAGGCCGGCACACAATCGCTGCAGTTTTGCTTGGCCTTGCGTGTATCCAACCGCACGTCGCGATCCCGCCGATGCTCGCGAGCTTCGTGGCCGTTCCGAGGATGCGCCTTCCAATAGCCGGAGTCGGCGCGATTTTAGCCGCGATTACCCTTGTCGTTGGCGGTGTCCCTTTAAACATAGAGTATCTTCACGCCGTACTTCCCGCCCACGCGCTGTCAGAAATTGGAGCGTACGGGCAATATAGCCTTTCGGCAATTTTGCACGCGTTTGGCGCATCGGACCGCGTGGCACTCCTAGTCGGAAGTCTCCAGTACCTTGCCTTCGTAGTTGCCGGAGTTCTGCTTGCATACTCACTCAAGAAAAAGGTTCCCGGCAGTGTGGTGCTGGCACCCCTCGCGTGTGCGGTCGCCGGTGGAACTTTTATCCACTTGCCCGAGGTATCCGGCGCATTGCCATTTGCACTCGTTTTACTCGCCTCGCAGCAGTCCGTCTTTGCGTGGCTTGGTGTCATGTTACTTGCTATTCCTTGGCAGACCGTCCTCGAAGACAGGCTCGCTGGAATCGCCGGAGTGGTAGCATTCGCGGTACTCTATTACGGACGCCGCGTAAGGCCACTATTAGCCGGCGTCATAAGCATAGCCTTGGCGGCCGCGCTTTGGCGCGCTCAAGACTTTGTTCCCGATCACGGACCCATTCGGGCCATCTCATCGGTTCCGGATGCCGCGTTAGCTGAGGCGGGCTGGGCGCAACTAGCCGCACAGTTTCCACCAACAGCCTTCTATTGGCCATCCCATTTCCTAACGTATCTCGGGCTAGCTTTTGTGTATTTGACTGCTTTCGCCATTTCGAGAACGCATGAGCGCAGCACTGGACCGGTGGCCGTCTAG